A genomic window from Salvelinus alpinus chromosome 10, SLU_Salpinus.1, whole genome shotgun sequence includes:
- the LOC139532312 gene encoding obg-like ATPase 1 isoform X1, with the protein MMPPKKGEGPKQPPLIGRFGTSLKIGIVGLPNVGKSTFFNVLTKSQAAAENFPFCTIDPNESRVPIPDERYDYLCTFHKPLSKVPAFLNVVDIAGLVKGAHAGQGLGNAFLSHISACDGIFHMTRAFEDEDIIHVEGNVDPVRDIEIIHEELRLKDEESLGPIIDKLEKTAVRGGDKKLKPEYDIMLKVKNWISEEKKHVRFYNDWNEKEIDVLNKYLFLTSKPMIYLVNLSEKDYIRKKNKWLIKIKEWVDAHDPGAMVIPVSGGLEAKLQDMTDEEKDKYCEEAKTQSVLTKIIKTGYAALQLEYFFTAGPDEVRAWTVRKGSKAPQAAGKIHTDFEKGFIMAEVMKFQDFKEEGTENAVKAAGKYRQLGRNYIVEDGDIIFFKFNTPNAPKAAKK; encoded by the exons ATG ATGCCTCCAAAGAAGGGAGAAGGACCAAAACAACCCCCACTGATTGGACGTTTCGGGACTTCTTTGAAGATTGGGATTGTGGGATTGCCGAATGTTGG GAAGTCAACATTCTTCAATGTGCTGACCAAGAGCCAGGCCGCAGCAGAGAATTTTCCCTTCTGCACTATCGACCCCAACGAGAGCAGAGTACCCATCCCTGACGAACGCTATGACTACCTCTGCACCTTCCACAAGCCCCTCAG TAAAGTCCCAGCGTTTCTGAATGTGGTGGACATAGCTGGGCTGGTGAAAGGCGCTCACGCTGGACAAGGACTGGGCAACGCCTTCCTGTCTCACATTAGTGCCTGCGACGGCATCTTCCACATGACAC gtgcgttTGAGGATGAGGACATCATCCATGTGGAGGGTAATGTGGACCCAGTGAGGGACATTGAGATAATCCATGAGGAGCTACGGCTGAAGGATGAGGAGTCTCTTGGACCAATCATAGATAAGTTGGAGAAGACCGCTGTCAGAGGAGGAGACAAGAAACTCAAACCTGAATAC GACATCATGTTGAAGGTAAAGAACTGGATTTCGGAGGAGAAGAAACATGTTCGCTTCTACAATGACTGGAATGAGAAAGAG atcGATGTGCTGAACAAATACCTGTTCCTCACGTCCAAGCCCATGATCTACCTGGTCAACCTCTCAGAGAAGGACTACATCAGGAAAAAGAACAAGTG GCTGATTAAGATAAAGGAGTGGGTCGATGCCCATGACCCAGGAGCTATGGTCATACCAGTGAGTGGAGGTCTTGAGGCCAAACTACAGGACATGACTGACGAGGAGAAGGACAAATACTGTGAGGAGGCGAAGACTCAGAG TGTACTAACTAAGATCATTAAGACGGGCTATGCAGCTCTGCAGTTGGAATATTTCTTCACAGCGGGACCAGACGAGGTTAGAGCATGGACTGTCAGG AAAGGCAGCAAGGCACCCCAGGCGGCAGGGAAGATCCACACTGACTTTGAGAAAGGTTTCATCATGGCAGAGGTCATGAAGTTCCAGGACTTCAAAGAAGAGGGCACTGAGAATGCGGTCaag GCTGCTGGGAAGTACAGGCAGCTGGGCAGGAACTACATCGTGGAGGACGGAGACATTATATTTTTCAAATTCAACACACCCAATGCACCCAAGGCAGCGAAGAAGTGA
- the LOC139532311 gene encoding transcription factor Sp3-like isoform X1, with product MLAPEQRLKQEEMATADVEGSQSEFLQHGGASENQTTDMTAIQLTGSDRWELLTPVSTGKDAQQGVVHIPNSSMMTSNGQYVLPIGNMDSQPIYVTASGNDGSANGVSSIQYQIHNSDGTLAGFSAQGLDDGSGQIQLIQDGSHGNIGISIATTTTSDLLTQAGHMQQIQGVSLAGGTTYSGAVPMGLSGGNITFLPINSIDLESLGLAGAQTVPIATTTDGQLIMGSQALEGQEGAAKQLATLVSEANGNPDLYVPTTSSSQLPETIDGTGVLTQATAVSAGVSDPSSENYNSHNHLQQIQVSISNASSLSQPILQLSGDNQGAQGQDLSQSGQTLQSVQLVNPGTFLIQAQTVTASGQIQWQTFQVQGVQSLQGLQLPQAQGGQQLTLAPVQGLSMGQGGSITLPNLQTVTVNSIGQPGIQYTQGEEAGSPADIQIKEEPDSEEWQLSGDSTLNPSDLNNLRVQMDEEDMDMSTGEGKRLRRVACTCPNCKEAGGRGSSLGKKKQHICHIVGCGKVYGKTSHLRAHLRWHSGERPFVCNWMFCGKRFTRSDELQRHRRTHTGEKKFVCAQCSKRFMRSDHLAKHIKTHQNKKGLASSSLSPPPSDTIITADGTTLILQSASGAHDLLGNQEIPLQLVTVAPGEVME from the exons ATGCTAGCGCCAGAGCAACGTTTGAAACAAGAGGAAATGGCTACCGCGGACGTGGAAGGCAGTCAAAGCGAATTCCTACAGCACGGCGGAGCCTCGGAAAACCAG accacagacatgaCCGCCATCCAACTAACAGGTTCAGACCGTTGGGAGTTGTTAACCCCGGTCTCTACCGGGAAGGATGCGCAGCAGGGAGTCGTCCACATTCCTAACTCTAGCATGATGACCTCTAACGGCCAGTATGTTCTCCCGATCGGGAACATGGACAGTCAGCCCATCTACGTCACAGCATCTGGCAATGACGGCTCAGCCAACGGAGTGTCCAGCATACAATACCAG ATCCACAACTCAGATGGAACTCTGGCAGGCTTCTCTGCGCAAGGATTGGACGATGGCTCGGGCCAAATCCAGCTCATCCAGGACGGTAGCCACGGCAATATCGGAATCAGCATCGCCACGACGACAACCTCTGACCTCCTAACGCAGGCTGGGCATATGCAGCAGATTCAGGGCGTGTCATTGGCTGGGGGCACGACCTATAGCGGCGCGGTTCCCATGGGGCTGTCGGGGGGTAACATAACTTTCCTCCCTATCAACAGCATAGACCTCGAATCACTAGGGCTTGCCGGCGCTCAGACGGTTCCCATAGCAACAACAACCGACGGTCAGCTGATCATGGGCTCCCAAGCGCTGGAGGGGCAGGAAGGTGCAGCCAAACAGCTAGCGACCCTAGTTAGTGAAGCTAACGGTAACCCAGACCTCTATGTGCCAACAACCTCATCATCCCAGCTGCCCGAGACCATCGACGGGACGGGGGTTCTGACCCAagctactgctgtgtctgccggGGTTTCAGACCCATCCTCAGAGAACTACAACTCCCACAACCACCTGCAGCAAATACAG GTGTCCATCTCTAATGCCTCGTCCCTCTCCCAGCCCATCCTACAGCTGTCAGGGGACAACCAGGGGGCCCAGGGACAGGATCTATCCCAGTCTGGGCAGACGCTCCAGAGTGTCCAACTAGTCAACCCTGGAACGTTCCTCATCCAGGCCCAGACAGTCACTGCTTCAGGACAGATACAGTGGCAGACCTTCCAG gtccaagGGGTCCAGTCTCTGCAGGGCCTCCAGCTCCCTCAGGCCCAGGGGGGCCAGCAGCTGACTCTAGCCCCAGTCCAGGGCCTCTCTATGGGTCAGGGAGGATCCATCACCCTGCCTAACCTCCAGACTGTTACAGTCAACTCTATAGGACAGCCAGGGATTCAATACACACAGGGAGAGGAGGCCGGCAGTCCTGCAG ACATCCAGATAAAGGAGGAGCCAGACTCTGAAGAGTGGCAGCTGAGTGGTGACTCCACCCTTAACCCCAGTGACCTCAACAACCTGCGTGTCCAGATGGATGAGGAAGACATGGACATGTCCACCGGGGAGGGCAAGAGGTTGAGGAGAGTCGCCTGCACATGTCCCAACTGTAAAGAGGCTGGAGGGAG AGGGTCGAGTCTAGGTAAGAAGAAGCAGCATATCTGTCACATCGTGGGCTGTGGGAAGGTGTACGGTAAGACTTCTCACCTCAGGGCTCACCTCAGATGGCACAGCGGAGAACGGCCCTTCGTCTGCAACTGGATGTTCTGTGGCAAGCGGTTTACCAGGAGTGACGAGCTACAGAGACACAGACGGACACACACGG GAGAGAAGAAGTTTGTGTGCGCACAGTGTTCAAAGAGATTCATGCGTAGCGACCATCTGGCCAAACATATAAAGACTCACCAGAACAAAAAAGGTCTGGCTTCCTCCTCATTGTCTCCGCCCCCCAGCGACACCATCATCACAGCAGACGGAACCACCCTCATCCTTCAATCAGCTTCTGGTGCCCACGACCTCCTAGGCAATCAGGAGATCCCACTGCAGCTGGTCACCGTAGCGCCCGGTGAGGTCATGGAATGA
- the LOC139532311 gene encoding transcription factor Sp3-like isoform X2, producing MLAPEQRLKQEEMATADVEGSQSEFLQHGGASENQTTDMTAIQLTGSDRWELLTPVSTGKDAQQGVVHIPNSSMMTSNGQYVLPIGNMDSQPIYVTASGNDGSANGVSSIQYQIHNSDGTLAGFSAQGLDDGSGQIQLIQDGSHGNIGISIATTTTSDLLTQAGHMQQIQGVSLAGGTTYSGAVPMGLSGGNITFLPINSIDLESLGLAGAQTVPIATTTDGQLIMGSQALEGQEGAAKQLATLVSEANGNPDLYVPTTSSSQLPETIDGTGVLTQATAVSAGVSDPSSENYNSHNHLQQIQPILQLSGDNQGAQGQDLSQSGQTLQSVQLVNPGTFLIQAQTVTASGQIQWQTFQVQGVQSLQGLQLPQAQGGQQLTLAPVQGLSMGQGGSITLPNLQTVTVNSIGQPGIQYTQGEEAGSPADIQIKEEPDSEEWQLSGDSTLNPSDLNNLRVQMDEEDMDMSTGEGKRLRRVACTCPNCKEAGGRGSSLGKKKQHICHIVGCGKVYGKTSHLRAHLRWHSGERPFVCNWMFCGKRFTRSDELQRHRRTHTGEKKFVCAQCSKRFMRSDHLAKHIKTHQNKKGLASSSLSPPPSDTIITADGTTLILQSASGAHDLLGNQEIPLQLVTVAPGEVME from the exons ATGCTAGCGCCAGAGCAACGTTTGAAACAAGAGGAAATGGCTACCGCGGACGTGGAAGGCAGTCAAAGCGAATTCCTACAGCACGGCGGAGCCTCGGAAAACCAG accacagacatgaCCGCCATCCAACTAACAGGTTCAGACCGTTGGGAGTTGTTAACCCCGGTCTCTACCGGGAAGGATGCGCAGCAGGGAGTCGTCCACATTCCTAACTCTAGCATGATGACCTCTAACGGCCAGTATGTTCTCCCGATCGGGAACATGGACAGTCAGCCCATCTACGTCACAGCATCTGGCAATGACGGCTCAGCCAACGGAGTGTCCAGCATACAATACCAG ATCCACAACTCAGATGGAACTCTGGCAGGCTTCTCTGCGCAAGGATTGGACGATGGCTCGGGCCAAATCCAGCTCATCCAGGACGGTAGCCACGGCAATATCGGAATCAGCATCGCCACGACGACAACCTCTGACCTCCTAACGCAGGCTGGGCATATGCAGCAGATTCAGGGCGTGTCATTGGCTGGGGGCACGACCTATAGCGGCGCGGTTCCCATGGGGCTGTCGGGGGGTAACATAACTTTCCTCCCTATCAACAGCATAGACCTCGAATCACTAGGGCTTGCCGGCGCTCAGACGGTTCCCATAGCAACAACAACCGACGGTCAGCTGATCATGGGCTCCCAAGCGCTGGAGGGGCAGGAAGGTGCAGCCAAACAGCTAGCGACCCTAGTTAGTGAAGCTAACGGTAACCCAGACCTCTATGTGCCAACAACCTCATCATCCCAGCTGCCCGAGACCATCGACGGGACGGGGGTTCTGACCCAagctactgctgtgtctgccggGGTTTCAGACCCATCCTCAGAGAACTACAACTCCCACAACCACCTGCAGCAAATACAG CCCATCCTACAGCTGTCAGGGGACAACCAGGGGGCCCAGGGACAGGATCTATCCCAGTCTGGGCAGACGCTCCAGAGTGTCCAACTAGTCAACCCTGGAACGTTCCTCATCCAGGCCCAGACAGTCACTGCTTCAGGACAGATACAGTGGCAGACCTTCCAG gtccaagGGGTCCAGTCTCTGCAGGGCCTCCAGCTCCCTCAGGCCCAGGGGGGCCAGCAGCTGACTCTAGCCCCAGTCCAGGGCCTCTCTATGGGTCAGGGAGGATCCATCACCCTGCCTAACCTCCAGACTGTTACAGTCAACTCTATAGGACAGCCAGGGATTCAATACACACAGGGAGAGGAGGCCGGCAGTCCTGCAG ACATCCAGATAAAGGAGGAGCCAGACTCTGAAGAGTGGCAGCTGAGTGGTGACTCCACCCTTAACCCCAGTGACCTCAACAACCTGCGTGTCCAGATGGATGAGGAAGACATGGACATGTCCACCGGGGAGGGCAAGAGGTTGAGGAGAGTCGCCTGCACATGTCCCAACTGTAAAGAGGCTGGAGGGAG AGGGTCGAGTCTAGGTAAGAAGAAGCAGCATATCTGTCACATCGTGGGCTGTGGGAAGGTGTACGGTAAGACTTCTCACCTCAGGGCTCACCTCAGATGGCACAGCGGAGAACGGCCCTTCGTCTGCAACTGGATGTTCTGTGGCAAGCGGTTTACCAGGAGTGACGAGCTACAGAGACACAGACGGACACACACGG GAGAGAAGAAGTTTGTGTGCGCACAGTGTTCAAAGAGATTCATGCGTAGCGACCATCTGGCCAAACATATAAAGACTCACCAGAACAAAAAAGGTCTGGCTTCCTCCTCATTGTCTCCGCCCCCCAGCGACACCATCATCACAGCAGACGGAACCACCCTCATCCTTCAATCAGCTTCTGGTGCCCACGACCTCCTAGGCAATCAGGAGATCCCACTGCAGCTGGTCACCGTAGCGCCCGGTGAGGTCATGGAATGA
- the LOC139532311 gene encoding transcription factor Sp3-like isoform X3, whose translation MATADVEGSQSEFLQHGGASENQTTDMTAIQLTGSDRWELLTPVSTGKDAQQGVVHIPNSSMMTSNGQYVLPIGNMDSQPIYVTASGNDGSANGVSSIQYQIHNSDGTLAGFSAQGLDDGSGQIQLIQDGSHGNIGISIATTTTSDLLTQAGHMQQIQGVSLAGGTTYSGAVPMGLSGGNITFLPINSIDLESLGLAGAQTVPIATTTDGQLIMGSQALEGQEGAAKQLATLVSEANGNPDLYVPTTSSSQLPETIDGTGVLTQATAVSAGVSDPSSENYNSHNHLQQIQVSISNASSLSQPILQLSGDNQGAQGQDLSQSGQTLQSVQLVNPGTFLIQAQTVTASGQIQWQTFQVQGVQSLQGLQLPQAQGGQQLTLAPVQGLSMGQGGSITLPNLQTVTVNSIGQPGIQYTQGEEAGSPADIQIKEEPDSEEWQLSGDSTLNPSDLNNLRVQMDEEDMDMSTGEGKRLRRVACTCPNCKEAGGRGSSLGKKKQHICHIVGCGKVYGKTSHLRAHLRWHSGERPFVCNWMFCGKRFTRSDELQRHRRTHTGEKKFVCAQCSKRFMRSDHLAKHIKTHQNKKGLASSSLSPPPSDTIITADGTTLILQSASGAHDLLGNQEIPLQLVTVAPGEVME comes from the exons ATGGCTACCGCGGACGTGGAAGGCAGTCAAAGCGAATTCCTACAGCACGGCGGAGCCTCGGAAAACCAG accacagacatgaCCGCCATCCAACTAACAGGTTCAGACCGTTGGGAGTTGTTAACCCCGGTCTCTACCGGGAAGGATGCGCAGCAGGGAGTCGTCCACATTCCTAACTCTAGCATGATGACCTCTAACGGCCAGTATGTTCTCCCGATCGGGAACATGGACAGTCAGCCCATCTACGTCACAGCATCTGGCAATGACGGCTCAGCCAACGGAGTGTCCAGCATACAATACCAG ATCCACAACTCAGATGGAACTCTGGCAGGCTTCTCTGCGCAAGGATTGGACGATGGCTCGGGCCAAATCCAGCTCATCCAGGACGGTAGCCACGGCAATATCGGAATCAGCATCGCCACGACGACAACCTCTGACCTCCTAACGCAGGCTGGGCATATGCAGCAGATTCAGGGCGTGTCATTGGCTGGGGGCACGACCTATAGCGGCGCGGTTCCCATGGGGCTGTCGGGGGGTAACATAACTTTCCTCCCTATCAACAGCATAGACCTCGAATCACTAGGGCTTGCCGGCGCTCAGACGGTTCCCATAGCAACAACAACCGACGGTCAGCTGATCATGGGCTCCCAAGCGCTGGAGGGGCAGGAAGGTGCAGCCAAACAGCTAGCGACCCTAGTTAGTGAAGCTAACGGTAACCCAGACCTCTATGTGCCAACAACCTCATCATCCCAGCTGCCCGAGACCATCGACGGGACGGGGGTTCTGACCCAagctactgctgtgtctgccggGGTTTCAGACCCATCCTCAGAGAACTACAACTCCCACAACCACCTGCAGCAAATACAG GTGTCCATCTCTAATGCCTCGTCCCTCTCCCAGCCCATCCTACAGCTGTCAGGGGACAACCAGGGGGCCCAGGGACAGGATCTATCCCAGTCTGGGCAGACGCTCCAGAGTGTCCAACTAGTCAACCCTGGAACGTTCCTCATCCAGGCCCAGACAGTCACTGCTTCAGGACAGATACAGTGGCAGACCTTCCAG gtccaagGGGTCCAGTCTCTGCAGGGCCTCCAGCTCCCTCAGGCCCAGGGGGGCCAGCAGCTGACTCTAGCCCCAGTCCAGGGCCTCTCTATGGGTCAGGGAGGATCCATCACCCTGCCTAACCTCCAGACTGTTACAGTCAACTCTATAGGACAGCCAGGGATTCAATACACACAGGGAGAGGAGGCCGGCAGTCCTGCAG ACATCCAGATAAAGGAGGAGCCAGACTCTGAAGAGTGGCAGCTGAGTGGTGACTCCACCCTTAACCCCAGTGACCTCAACAACCTGCGTGTCCAGATGGATGAGGAAGACATGGACATGTCCACCGGGGAGGGCAAGAGGTTGAGGAGAGTCGCCTGCACATGTCCCAACTGTAAAGAGGCTGGAGGGAG AGGGTCGAGTCTAGGTAAGAAGAAGCAGCATATCTGTCACATCGTGGGCTGTGGGAAGGTGTACGGTAAGACTTCTCACCTCAGGGCTCACCTCAGATGGCACAGCGGAGAACGGCCCTTCGTCTGCAACTGGATGTTCTGTGGCAAGCGGTTTACCAGGAGTGACGAGCTACAGAGACACAGACGGACACACACGG GAGAGAAGAAGTTTGTGTGCGCACAGTGTTCAAAGAGATTCATGCGTAGCGACCATCTGGCCAAACATATAAAGACTCACCAGAACAAAAAAGGTCTGGCTTCCTCCTCATTGTCTCCGCCCCCCAGCGACACCATCATCACAGCAGACGGAACCACCCTCATCCTTCAATCAGCTTCTGGTGCCCACGACCTCCTAGGCAATCAGGAGATCCCACTGCAGCTGGTCACCGTAGCGCCCGGTGAGGTCATGGAATGA
- the LOC139532312 gene encoding obg-like ATPase 1 isoform X2: MPPKKGEGPKQPPLIGRFGTSLKIGIVGLPNVGKSTFFNVLTKSQAAAENFPFCTIDPNESRVPIPDERYDYLCTFHKPLSKVPAFLNVVDIAGLVKGAHAGQGLGNAFLSHISACDGIFHMTRAFEDEDIIHVEGNVDPVRDIEIIHEELRLKDEESLGPIIDKLEKTAVRGGDKKLKPEYDIMLKVKNWISEEKKHVRFYNDWNEKEIDVLNKYLFLTSKPMIYLVNLSEKDYIRKKNKWLIKIKEWVDAHDPGAMVIPVSGGLEAKLQDMTDEEKDKYCEEAKTQSVLTKIIKTGYAALQLEYFFTAGPDEVRAWTVRKGSKAPQAAGKIHTDFEKGFIMAEVMKFQDFKEEGTENAVKAAGKYRQLGRNYIVEDGDIIFFKFNTPNAPKAAKK; this comes from the exons ATGCCTCCAAAGAAGGGAGAAGGACCAAAACAACCCCCACTGATTGGACGTTTCGGGACTTCTTTGAAGATTGGGATTGTGGGATTGCCGAATGTTGG GAAGTCAACATTCTTCAATGTGCTGACCAAGAGCCAGGCCGCAGCAGAGAATTTTCCCTTCTGCACTATCGACCCCAACGAGAGCAGAGTACCCATCCCTGACGAACGCTATGACTACCTCTGCACCTTCCACAAGCCCCTCAG TAAAGTCCCAGCGTTTCTGAATGTGGTGGACATAGCTGGGCTGGTGAAAGGCGCTCACGCTGGACAAGGACTGGGCAACGCCTTCCTGTCTCACATTAGTGCCTGCGACGGCATCTTCCACATGACAC gtgcgttTGAGGATGAGGACATCATCCATGTGGAGGGTAATGTGGACCCAGTGAGGGACATTGAGATAATCCATGAGGAGCTACGGCTGAAGGATGAGGAGTCTCTTGGACCAATCATAGATAAGTTGGAGAAGACCGCTGTCAGAGGAGGAGACAAGAAACTCAAACCTGAATAC GACATCATGTTGAAGGTAAAGAACTGGATTTCGGAGGAGAAGAAACATGTTCGCTTCTACAATGACTGGAATGAGAAAGAG atcGATGTGCTGAACAAATACCTGTTCCTCACGTCCAAGCCCATGATCTACCTGGTCAACCTCTCAGAGAAGGACTACATCAGGAAAAAGAACAAGTG GCTGATTAAGATAAAGGAGTGGGTCGATGCCCATGACCCAGGAGCTATGGTCATACCAGTGAGTGGAGGTCTTGAGGCCAAACTACAGGACATGACTGACGAGGAGAAGGACAAATACTGTGAGGAGGCGAAGACTCAGAG TGTACTAACTAAGATCATTAAGACGGGCTATGCAGCTCTGCAGTTGGAATATTTCTTCACAGCGGGACCAGACGAGGTTAGAGCATGGACTGTCAGG AAAGGCAGCAAGGCACCCCAGGCGGCAGGGAAGATCCACACTGACTTTGAGAAAGGTTTCATCATGGCAGAGGTCATGAAGTTCCAGGACTTCAAAGAAGAGGGCACTGAGAATGCGGTCaag GCTGCTGGGAAGTACAGGCAGCTGGGCAGGAACTACATCGTGGAGGACGGAGACATTATATTTTTCAAATTCAACACACCCAATGCACCCAAGGCAGCGAAGAAGTGA
- the LOC139532311 gene encoding transcription factor Sp3-like isoform X4 — MATADVEGSQSEFLQHGGASENQTTDMTAIQLTGSDRWELLTPVSTGKDAQQGVVHIPNSSMMTSNGQYVLPIGNMDSQPIYVTASGNDGSANGVSSIQYQIHNSDGTLAGFSAQGLDDGSGQIQLIQDGSHGNIGISIATTTTSDLLTQAGHMQQIQGVSLAGGTTYSGAVPMGLSGGNITFLPINSIDLESLGLAGAQTVPIATTTDGQLIMGSQALEGQEGAAKQLATLVSEANGNPDLYVPTTSSSQLPETIDGTGVLTQATAVSAGVSDPSSENYNSHNHLQQIQPILQLSGDNQGAQGQDLSQSGQTLQSVQLVNPGTFLIQAQTVTASGQIQWQTFQVQGVQSLQGLQLPQAQGGQQLTLAPVQGLSMGQGGSITLPNLQTVTVNSIGQPGIQYTQGEEAGSPADIQIKEEPDSEEWQLSGDSTLNPSDLNNLRVQMDEEDMDMSTGEGKRLRRVACTCPNCKEAGGRGSSLGKKKQHICHIVGCGKVYGKTSHLRAHLRWHSGERPFVCNWMFCGKRFTRSDELQRHRRTHTGEKKFVCAQCSKRFMRSDHLAKHIKTHQNKKGLASSSLSPPPSDTIITADGTTLILQSASGAHDLLGNQEIPLQLVTVAPGEVME, encoded by the exons ATGGCTACCGCGGACGTGGAAGGCAGTCAAAGCGAATTCCTACAGCACGGCGGAGCCTCGGAAAACCAG accacagacatgaCCGCCATCCAACTAACAGGTTCAGACCGTTGGGAGTTGTTAACCCCGGTCTCTACCGGGAAGGATGCGCAGCAGGGAGTCGTCCACATTCCTAACTCTAGCATGATGACCTCTAACGGCCAGTATGTTCTCCCGATCGGGAACATGGACAGTCAGCCCATCTACGTCACAGCATCTGGCAATGACGGCTCAGCCAACGGAGTGTCCAGCATACAATACCAG ATCCACAACTCAGATGGAACTCTGGCAGGCTTCTCTGCGCAAGGATTGGACGATGGCTCGGGCCAAATCCAGCTCATCCAGGACGGTAGCCACGGCAATATCGGAATCAGCATCGCCACGACGACAACCTCTGACCTCCTAACGCAGGCTGGGCATATGCAGCAGATTCAGGGCGTGTCATTGGCTGGGGGCACGACCTATAGCGGCGCGGTTCCCATGGGGCTGTCGGGGGGTAACATAACTTTCCTCCCTATCAACAGCATAGACCTCGAATCACTAGGGCTTGCCGGCGCTCAGACGGTTCCCATAGCAACAACAACCGACGGTCAGCTGATCATGGGCTCCCAAGCGCTGGAGGGGCAGGAAGGTGCAGCCAAACAGCTAGCGACCCTAGTTAGTGAAGCTAACGGTAACCCAGACCTCTATGTGCCAACAACCTCATCATCCCAGCTGCCCGAGACCATCGACGGGACGGGGGTTCTGACCCAagctactgctgtgtctgccggGGTTTCAGACCCATCCTCAGAGAACTACAACTCCCACAACCACCTGCAGCAAATACAG CCCATCCTACAGCTGTCAGGGGACAACCAGGGGGCCCAGGGACAGGATCTATCCCAGTCTGGGCAGACGCTCCAGAGTGTCCAACTAGTCAACCCTGGAACGTTCCTCATCCAGGCCCAGACAGTCACTGCTTCAGGACAGATACAGTGGCAGACCTTCCAG gtccaagGGGTCCAGTCTCTGCAGGGCCTCCAGCTCCCTCAGGCCCAGGGGGGCCAGCAGCTGACTCTAGCCCCAGTCCAGGGCCTCTCTATGGGTCAGGGAGGATCCATCACCCTGCCTAACCTCCAGACTGTTACAGTCAACTCTATAGGACAGCCAGGGATTCAATACACACAGGGAGAGGAGGCCGGCAGTCCTGCAG ACATCCAGATAAAGGAGGAGCCAGACTCTGAAGAGTGGCAGCTGAGTGGTGACTCCACCCTTAACCCCAGTGACCTCAACAACCTGCGTGTCCAGATGGATGAGGAAGACATGGACATGTCCACCGGGGAGGGCAAGAGGTTGAGGAGAGTCGCCTGCACATGTCCCAACTGTAAAGAGGCTGGAGGGAG AGGGTCGAGTCTAGGTAAGAAGAAGCAGCATATCTGTCACATCGTGGGCTGTGGGAAGGTGTACGGTAAGACTTCTCACCTCAGGGCTCACCTCAGATGGCACAGCGGAGAACGGCCCTTCGTCTGCAACTGGATGTTCTGTGGCAAGCGGTTTACCAGGAGTGACGAGCTACAGAGACACAGACGGACACACACGG GAGAGAAGAAGTTTGTGTGCGCACAGTGTTCAAAGAGATTCATGCGTAGCGACCATCTGGCCAAACATATAAAGACTCACCAGAACAAAAAAGGTCTGGCTTCCTCCTCATTGTCTCCGCCCCCCAGCGACACCATCATCACAGCAGACGGAACCACCCTCATCCTTCAATCAGCTTCTGGTGCCCACGACCTCCTAGGCAATCAGGAGATCCCACTGCAGCTGGTCACCGTAGCGCCCGGTGAGGTCATGGAATGA